In Antechinus flavipes isolate AdamAnt ecotype Samford, QLD, Australia chromosome 3, AdamAnt_v2, whole genome shotgun sequence, a genomic segment contains:
- the LOC127555313 gene encoding olfactory receptor 51G2-like, with amino-acid sequence MSVFNSSTLYPRFLLTGFPGLEAMYGLISIPICLVYIISIAGNSTILFIIRTDTSLHQPMYYFLSMLALTDLGLSTTTLPTMLSVFWFHAREIPFNACLIQMYFIHVFSIIESAVLLAMAFDRFVAIREPLRYSTILTNGVIIGIGLAIAGRALTLVFPASFLLKRLQYQPINALSYSFCLHQDLIKMTVSSRRISSIYGLMVVIFSMGLDSVLLLLSYILILATVLSIASKSERVKALNTCISHICAVLTFYTPMIGLSMIRRYGQNASPIVHVLMANVYLLVPPLMNPIVYSVKTKQIRLRILKKFQKQKV; translated from the coding sequence ATGTCTGTCTTCAATTCCTCCACGCTCTATCCTCGGTTTCTTTTGACAGGTTTCCCAGGGTTAGAGGCCATGTATGGTTTGATCTCCATCCCCATCTGTCTAGTCTACATTATTTCTATTGCAGGAAATTCCACCATCCTCTTCATTATTCGGACAGATACCTCACTCCACCAGCCTATGTATTACTTTTTGTCAATGTTGGCTCTGACAGATTTGGGTCTATCTACTACTACATTGCCTACTATGCTCAGTGTCTTCTGGTTCCATGCCCGGGAAATCCCTTTCAATGCTTGCTTGATTCAGATGTACTTCATCCATGTGTTCTCCATCATAGAGTCCGCTGTATTGCTGGCCATGGCATTTGACCGTTTCGTGGCCATTCGTGAACCCCTGCGCTATTCAACCATCCTCACCAATGGGGTAATTATTGGGATTGGACTGGCCATTGCTGGAAGGGCACTGACTTTGGTTTTTCCAGCCTCCTTCCTCTTGAAAAGGCTACAATACCAACCCATCAATGCCCTCTCCTACTCTTTTTGTCTGCACCAGGATCTCATTAAGATGACAGTATCCAGTCGGAGGATTAGCAGCATCTATGGCCTCATGGTGGTCATCTTCTCCATGGGACTAGACTCAGTACTGCTTCTTCTCTCCTATATACTCATCCTGGCCACAGTGCTGAGCATTGCTTCTAAATCAGAGCGTGTTAAAGCACTCAACACCTGCATTTCCCACATATGTGCTGTGCTCACTTTTTACACACCCATGATTGGGTTATCCATGATTCGTCGCTATGGACAGAATGCCTCTCCAATAGTACATGTGTTGATGGCAAATGTCTACCTTCTTGTTCCTCCACTCATGAACCCAATTGTATATAGTGTCAAGACGAAGCAGATTCGCTTGCGCATCCTTAAGAAGTTCCAAAAGCAGAAGGTATAG